ATTTTCAAACTACTGGATGAAAATACTCATTTGAATTTTTAAAGAGCCTACTTACCAAAACGTTAAGGTCATGTGGATCGTGGAAGTAATTGGGTACAACCATCGGAAGCTCGTCTACGTCGCTGGAGCGCAATTTCACGTACCCTCTACTACGAGGTCTTAGCAAAAGGGGAATGGAACCGTACGAAGGCTCGTAAATTATATTCTCGTACATTTCCGCGTAGAAGTCGTTGTTCACATGGCTGGCCCTACTTACGAAAATCCCGCCGtcggattcatgcgatatgCTTGACAGGAAGAGCTGTATATCAGGATGATCATCCGATTTATTCGCGTACCtgaaaaattcgaataaatatgtGAATATTTGAATGTTTCATAATATCTACGATTTTTTGAATATTTCAATAAATCATGTAATAAGTTGTCATACAAATTTGTTACTGATAACACGCAGGAAGATGACGTGAATTTTTCATAAGGACTTGAGGATTTACGGAGTTGTTCGATTCTTGTTGAAAAGTCAGTGGTACAAAATTTTTAGTGATTATACAAGGTGTTTCAGGACTGGCGTTACCACTGGAAAATGGTATTCCGAAAGTAAAATAACCCTGACCAATTAGAGAGGTTGTACAACTGGTGTCCCGTCCTCGGAACCAATGCATAGTCGTGCTCGCTATCGCGACGATGGGGCGCTATCGCGTATCGCTATCGCGTACTCGCTTTTCGACTGAGCCGTATTTTTCCAGAATATCTCGTTAATGAAGCCGTTTGCATCATTTACGTAAAGATCAAAGTTACCTCGAATCAAGACTGTGATAACAAAGAATCTAGTTGATTAGGTAACATGTTTCCACAATAAAAAGATTCATGAGTATAATCCCTATCTTTGCTGAGGTAAGCAAAAGTAGACTTTAAAAGTCTCTGTTTTATAAACAGACTTGTATTCAGCAACATAATGACTGAAACATCTTCTAATTttgtgtatattatattatagaggaTTTTTTTTTGAAGTAGTACCTGTCATATACAGGAAAATGCAATTAATgggtaattaataattaattgactGCATTTTTCTTTCATTGCATTCTTTTTTTCCTTCACATAATAAGTCTAATAAGCTGAAACTTATattaaaagatttaacttcaatagtTTAATATCAACATGCATAAATAAATCttcaataaattattcaaaatttttAATGGCTTAATTACATTTGTATAATCAAATTTAATAGTTCAGTAGTAGCTTAAATACATGAATTGGTGAATAAACCGACAAATTCGTCTCAATAGACGGTCTCATGTTTACTATTATACTTAATTATTCACGTCTGTGAAAATGTCAAATAATTTATTGACaacatatatacattataatctAAGCAGTCTTATATTATTCTTCATAGATTTTAATCCATCaatgaatgaaaaaattattgttaaaaattactaaattattcattataaAATGGCGAATTCTGAAGTACGTATCTTGTGCAGGACAACTGTTAGCATTGTTAATGCCGTTAGTTGACAACGAGCTGTTAATTAAACCAAGTTCTATAACATTTCCCAATCTCCATCACTGAACATAAAAATTTTCCAACATATGTAGTTGTTTGTCACTATAATAAGATACTTACTTAGTATTAATAAATGCCATAGCCTCAGAGGTTGGCAAAGCATACAGTTTTCCTTTGCGCTCCACAGCGAATTCCTCGACGTCTTTCTCGGTGATAGACTCGAACAAATTGAATGTGAATGGGTCCTTCCCCGTATAATTTGCTGGCGGGTTCACCAAGTAAGTCATACCACCCATTGCCACGTGGTCCTGCAGATTTTCACCCACGCCCGGTGCATGGTGCACAGTCTTCACCCCTACAGCGTCTAAATGATCTTTCGGACCGACACCGGATAGCATGAGCAATTGCGGCGATTGTAAAGCGCCAGCGGATAAAATGACCTCGCGTTTTGCTACGGCCTTATAGCTGATCCCGTCTATTCGAAATTGGACGCCATATGCTCTCTTCGTATCGTTGTCTGTAACAATGGTACACATtcaaacataatattatatatttgttaaCAGACAAGTAACATACTGACTCTAGATCTTGAATTAAAATGAATGTTCGAAAGGAAACCATGTTACATTTGAAAGAGTTCGAAGGTGTTTGAAAATGTTGAAAGTTCTTGTTAGTTTTCTTCAGATGTTTGAAGATCTGTGAAATGTTACATAAACGTTTTGAAAACAGGAGACGTGTTGACCCTTGATGTTCAGTTGATAATACTACTGGAACGAAATGCATCTGACAACGTTTGAGTATATCTAATACATTGcttaaaatgtttaaattgtACTACGCTCGTTTAAATAAGACGTGAAATGAAACAGTTTGGAAAGAAGAAACATGATGATTTTAATTTTCAATTGAAAGTATGATCGAAAGCTGTTGAATGTGTTTGATAATTCTCAAAGTTCCTTGGACGTCTTCAATAATCTCTAAAATACTATAGGACACCACCTCTGTTTCTGAACAAATTCCAATATGCATATGCAAGTTTATGAGAAGGAGGTCGGACTTGTATCATGTGTATAGTATGTGTGTGTATCATGTATGCCTGTAGTATATGTTTAGTCCTTTTTGTTGTTAAAGCTGAGAGATAAACTCTGTAGACCTTGGAATGATATGCAACTAAGTATTAGCAAATACAAGTAATGTGAAAAACTGGTAAGAAGGTAAAGTTAAGCATTCAAAATCACGTATTAGTCGCACGTAAATATCATACTTCATCTAATGTTGTGTAAGAAGCTGTGTAAGATTAAATTAGGGTTGGAATAAAACGCGACGCGATGCGCGGACTGAGCAGCGAAAATCTTAAATCTGTCGATAGCAAGTTTTAAAGTAATACATTATTGTTTTCTATGTCGATCTGGATCTGAAATCAGTGTAGTTAGAAAAAGTCGTTACACAAGACGAAATGAAATCCTAATTGTGTCGAAGTATCCGAGCGTTCGTATACTCTATCTAACTAGACCAAATTCGATAGCTCGAGTATGCACACACCTTTACAAAATTAGTAACACGCGAATTAACAACATGAGcactataaaataatttttattaaatagacATATCAAATAATTTACCAAAGAGTTAATATTGAATATGCAATGTTggaaataattgtaatagtatatataagtaAACTGATGGTACAAGAAACACTAAAATGAATTCACAGAAATTCTAAAATCAGTCTCTTACCCATCAAAATATAGACAAGTCTCAACAAGCCTATATCACAATATGATCTCTTAAAAACataattgaaatatttgaaGTAACATGCCTTCGCTTATCAGAATCTTCTCCACAGTCGAGAGTATGCTCACATCCAGATTTTTCCTCTTGGAAGCAGGCCGGAGGAAAGCTTTCGCAGTACTGCATCGTAACCCGTCTCTCAAAGTACCGTGGGAATTGGTGACCCCGGTTTGAGTAGCTCCATTAGCATCCACGATGTCGTATCCCAGTTCTGTGGTAGCCTTTACCAGATACTTGATCACGGGAGTTTGGTACTTGAAGTACTCGACTGTCAAGTAACCGCCAGTGTGGTGATAAGgtgaatttttgtattcttcGATCCTCATGTCTTCAGACTTCTTGAAGTAAGGCAACACACTGTCGTAGTCCCAGCCGGGGTTTCCCAGACTTTCCCAGCTGTCATAGTCTCTCTTGTTGCCACGGATATAGAGCATTGAGTTCAGCACACTACTACCTCCGAGAACCTTAATTTTCAGAGTTCGGGTACATGTCAGCATAATTTCTGAAGGCTTATATAAGGTTAGACGGAATTATAAGGAATTTAATTTTGTGGTGTTTCAGAAGGAGTTCGAGATATTTAAACATTCGTTGGACTGTATCTTGTATAACGATTTGAAATAGGTAAAGTCATGACAAATAAACCTCGTTAACTTAGGACAAACTATATC
This genomic stretch from Megalopta genalis isolate 19385.01 chromosome 5, iyMegGena1_principal, whole genome shotgun sequence harbors:
- the LOC143259466 gene encoding glucose dehydrogenase [FAD, quinone]-like, whose amino-acid sequence is MSVGGWLTALRIGATLLFQARIAILLQLLIVQFRPDIADRESRVKSVSPLNLRNEYDFVVAGAGSAGSVIANRLSENGNWTVLLVEVGLDEPEISDVPLASAISEFTPHNSQIKTEPSKNYCQAMNKQQCNWPHGRVLGGSSVLNSMLYIRGNKRDYDSWESLGNPGWDYDSVLPYFKKSEDMRIEEYKNSPYHHTGGYLTVEYFKYQTPVIKYLVKATTELGYDIVDANGATQTGVTNSHGTLRDGLRCSTAKAFLRPASKRKNLDVSILSTVEKILISEDNDTKRAYGVQFRIDGISYKAVAKREVILSAGALQSPQLLMLSGVGPKDHLDAVGVKTVHHAPGVGENLQDHVAMGGMTYLVNPPANYTGKDPFTFNLFESITEKDVEEFAVERKGKLYALPTSEAMAFINTKYANKSDDHPDIQLFLSSISHESDGGIFVSRASHVNNDFYAEMYENIIYEPSYGSIPLLLRPRSRGYVKLRSSDVDELPMVVPNYFHDPHDLNVLIEGANFIYNLTQTPTLKSLNARANPNRIPECSSFKFPSDDYWKCHARFYTSTIYHPCGTCKMGPATDKMAVVDHRLKVHGIKGLRVVDASIMPTITSGNTNAPVIMIAEKAADMIKEEWKS